Genomic DNA from Gammaproteobacteria bacterium:
TCCTCCCTGCCCGGCTAAAGCCGGGGTGGCTCTCTCGCGGGCATTTGGTGAATTAATTTATCAAATCCCACGTATATCAATAATCATCGATTATTACTTGAAACGGAAACCCGTAAATAACTAATTGGATAAAATCTTGACTGAAAATAACACTCATTCCAATCAAGGATTAATTGCGCGCGTCAAAAATCTGAATCTGCTTTTTATTTTAACGGTTTTTCTGCCGACGTTATTATCCGTCATTTATTTTTCGTTGATTGCTTCCGATGTTTACATATCAGAATCGAGTTTCGTCATCCGAACGCCAGAACAAAAAAGTACTTCTTCTTTTGGATTACTGCTTAAGGGAGTAGGATTTTCTCGTTCGCTGGACGATGCCTATACCGTCCAGACTTTCATCCTGTCGCGTGATGCATTACGAACACTTGATGAACGGATGCGCCTCGGAAATATTTTTTCAAGCAACGATGTAGATATTTTCAGCCGATTTGGTGGTTTCAGGAGTAAAAACTCCTTTGAGGATTTATACATCTATTATCAAAAACATGTCGATGTGCAACTTGACAGCGTTTCTTCAAGCGTCAAGCTGACCATTCGTGCGTTTACTGCAGAAGACAGCTTTCGCATCAATCAATCATTGCTTGAAATGAGCGAAACGTTAGTTAATCACCTTAACGAACGCGGACGCCAGGACATGATTCATTTTGCGGCTCAAGAAGTCGCGGATGCAGAAAAATCTGCCAAGGTTGCTGCGTTAGCTGTTGCCCGTTATCGTAACGAAAAGAATGTTATTGATCCCGAAAAACAGTCAAGCATTCCATTGCAGCATATCGCTAAGTTGCAGGACGAATTGATAACCACTAAGACACAGATTGTGCAACTGGAAAAAATTGTTAAGGATAATCCTCAAATTCCAATACTGCGCCAGCGAGTTCAACTGTTGGAAAAAGAAATAAAACAGGAAGAATCCGGTGTCGCTGGATCGAATGATCGTTCTCTCGCCGGCAAGGCAGTTGAATATCAACGACTGGCCTTTGAAAAAGAATTCGCCGACAAAATGCTGGCCAGCGCCATGAGCACCCTCGAACAAGCACGGAATGAAGCGCGGCGCAAACAATTTTATTTAGAACGGATTGTTCAGCCCGGCAAGCCGGACATGGCGGTTGAGCCGCGCAGGCTGCGCGCCATGATAACAACATTCATCATGGGCATGATATCCTGGGGAATATTATCAATTCTGATTGCCGGAGTGCGTGAACACAACGATTGAGGATGGTCATGAATCTGAAAAAAAGATCATGGAGTAATTCTTTCGCTATGCAGTTGCGAGTAATCGGTGCTTTATTAATACGTGAAATCATTACTCGTTATGGTCGCTACAACATCGGATTTCTTTGGCTGTTTTTAGAACCAATGCTGTTTACCATCGGGATTACGACTGTTTGGGTGCTTGCTAAAATTACCCACGGGATGAATATACCTATCACAGCCTTTGCGGTGACCGGATATTCCTCCTTGTTATTATGGCGTAATTGCAGCAATCGTTCCGTCAAGGCCGTCGAAGTCAATCTTAGTTTATTGTATCATCGACCCGTGAAAGTTTTTGACATTCTCGTTGCAAGGCTCATTCTCGAAATAGCTGGAGCAACTGTCTCATGTATGGTGCTAACAATGTTATTCACATTTATGGGCTTCATGAGTTTACCCGATGATATTCTTACCGCAATAATCGGATGGTTTTTGTTGTCCTGGTTTTCACTGGCGCTTAGTTTTATCGTTGGCGCGATATCGGAAAGATCGGAAGTGATTGAGCGAGTATGGCATGTTGTCACATACTTAATGTTTCCGTTATCCGGCGCTACGTTTATGGTCGATTGGTTGCCAAAATATTTTCAAGAGTATATTTTATGGGTACCCATGATTCATGGCACGGAAATGATCCGCCGTGGTTATTTTGGAACAATAATTCGTACTTATGAAGATCCGGCTTATTTGATAACGGTTAATTTGGTATTATTTTTGCTGGGACTGGCTCTGATTAGAGAAACTGGACGGCGGGTTGAATTTGATTGATTATTTTAGACAATATTACAAAAATTTATCACACGCGGCAGGGTCAACGAATCATCCTGGACAGCATAAATCTACGGATTGCCAAGGGAGAGCGCCTAGGCATTCTAGGGCGTAATGGTTCAGGCAAATCGACGCTCATTCGACTGATCAGCGGAGCGGAATTTCCTACTTATGGACATATTCATCGCGGCATGAGTGTGTCATGGCCACTGGCTTTTGGTGGTGCGTTTCAAGGTAGCCTGAGTGGCCTGGACAATGTGCGCTTCATTTGCCGAATTTATGGCGTACCCATTGAACCAGCGATTCGTTATGTGGAAGAATTCTCGGAACTAGGAATATATTTAAGTGAACCAGTAAAAAAATATTCCTCTGGGATGCGTGCTCGGCTTGCTTTTGGGATTTCAATGTCGATTGAATTTGATTGTTTCCTCATAGATGAAATTGTCGCTGTTGGAGATAATTATTTTCAGGAAAAAAGTCGCGTTGAACTTTTCGAGAAACGCAGTGATCGGGCAATGATTATTGTTTCGCATAATGCGAATTTTATTTATGAGCACTGCCAACATGCCGCAGTATTGGTGAATGGCAAATTGAATTGGTTTAATCAAATACAGAATGCCTTTGATTTTTATCAATCACAGTCAATCATCCATTGACACATCAGAATCGAGGGTGGTTCTGTGGGGTGACCTACAAGGGTAACTGGTTGGTTAGCCTAATTGGAGGTTTTGACATTTTGAAAGAGTATTTTCAAGATGGCTTTACTCCACTACAGCGGAAACGCGAGAGCCTGGAGACCCCGATGGGTTCATCCTTGAAACACCCTGGCTTTAGCCATGGGGTGGTTTAGGTTCCCGGCTCTGTTACTGTGCGTTAAAAGACCAGAAACGGTCGGTGCGTTCAGTGTAAAAAGCCTTTCCAACATTAGCATTAGCGAAGAGGATCTACGAGTTTGTCCGGTTCTCGGCTTAACCACATAAAAAACAGGACGCTTTTTATTTCGACAAGATTTAATGATTGACAACTACATTAAGGCAGCGATTCATTATCACGACCTCGGAATCGAGGGCTTTCCACTTCAGCGATTTATATAAAGACGAATGCACAGATATTTAAGAAGAAAACGACGCAAAAATTTTGTATCCCTTTACTCATCAACCAAATAGATTGAACTATCCATGGAAAACTTGACACGATTGAACAGCCAGGTCGATGCTTTGATATCGGCCCTACGTAGTGCCCAAGATGAAACAACCCAATTGCGTAAAGAATTGGAAGAAGATCGAGCAACTGGTGTGGAGAAGGACACCTACATCCGCTCTTTGGAAATTATTTGCGAGGAAAAGGACTACCGCATTCTAACCCTGGAGGATGATATATCGAAAAAAGATGATCAACTCGAAGTGTTGGTTGCACGTATTGAACAAGTTTTATCCACGCTTCCCAATCCTGTTGAATTGGTCAAGTCAGTTTCTGCGGAATCAAATACCTGATTTATCGATGGCACTTTTTTCTTTGCGCATCGAAACGAGCCTCGGCGGCAGATTTGAGTTGTCAGCCTCACGTCGGTGTATTGCGATGTGGCGGGCGTCGCTCTACTATTACTTGGAGTTAGGGTTAGGGTATGCGGTTCTGTAAAGAAGACCCGGAAGAACAGGTAAAACCCGCCGAGCATCATCGACGAAAACTAAGTCGCTATGGTCGTTAGGCCTGAACGTGATGCGCATTGAGGGCGATTGCCTCCAAGCTCTGGTTGTGATGCCACAACCGGAATGCTGGCCTCCGATGAGATGAATTGCCAACCATCCAGCAATACGCAGGAGATCGTCGTTGATGACGGACTCAGCATTCGGGGCGGACTCCAAATACTATTACTCCTGCTCCTGTTACCTCTTATCGGGGCGGTGGTGGCTGGTCTGCCGCTCGCCCCTTATCTGAAATTTCCTCCCACCACCCGGCCTACGGTCCATCCAGAATTTTCGTGGATCGCATTCCTGATTGTTGCTATTATTCCAATAGGTACGATCACGCCTTTTCTAAAACAATTGTTGCGCGAGCGATTAACTTGTCCGGCATCGATTCCGTCGGTGCGTGATTTTCCTTGGTGGGGCAGCGCAGCATTAGTTTTTACGGGAGCCATTTGGTGCATGGCCTGGAGTTCGCTACCGCTTTTATCCGAAGTCCGACGTTTTAGTTTTACACCATTGTGGTTGGGCTACATCGCGGTAGTAAACGCGCTCACCTGGCAACGTAGTGGATATTCTTTGTTAAGTGATCGTCCTCGTTTCCTCGCTTGGCTTTTTGTCCTCTCGGCGGCCGTCTGGTGGTATTTTGAATATCTTAATCGATTTGTAAATAATTGGTATTATCAGGGAATAGAAAATTATTCCCCCTTTGAATATTTTCTCACTGCGACCTTTCCCTTTTCTACAGTATTGCCAGCGGTACTTTCCACTTATTTTTTATTGTGGACTTATCCAAGATTATGGTGGGGGATTCATGCCACTTGGCCATTGAATCCCGCTCGACCGCGTCTCTGGGGAGGAGTGGCATTTATTTTTGGAGTAGCTGGACTACTCGGGATCGCTATTTTTCCGCAGCAACTTTATCCACTCGTATGGGTTGCACCCTTGATTCTGATTACTGCCGCTCAGGCTGTGACGAAACGTTCCACCGTATTTTTTTCATTGGTGCGGGGAGACTGGAGACCCGTATGGCTTGCAGCAATGGCAGGCATTATCTGCGGTTTTTTTTGGGAAATGTGGAATTGGGGAAGTTATCCACGCTGGGTTTATTCTGTGCCTGGCGTACAGCGTTTTCACCTGTTCGAGATGCCGCTGCTGGGCTATACAGGTTATCTACCTTTTGGCGTTGAATGCCTGGCTGTGTCGCACCTTTATTTATTTCGTCAAGAACCCCACGGCTAAAGGCGGAGGCTTGAGAAGTCAAATTCATAAATGCTGAGGTTATTGAACGCGCCAGAAACAAATAAAACATTTTCAGACGGATGATATGGTCAAAGCATATTGTCGAGCTAAAGAAAAAAATTGTGTTTATTTTTGTAGTGATGCGGTACGTGCATCGGGTAGTTGCAATATGTAAACCGTTCAGGATGTATTCAGGGCATTAGATATAAACATTGCATACTTATTCAACGGAGCGACGGTTATATCTACGAAAACCGTCTTCTTTCCTTTCAGCTCTAAAAAGCGGAGATCCTCGGGGACACTGATGAAAATACGCAATTCAATACTTCCACGATTTTTCGATCGAATGACTGCTTTTTTTACTTTTATTGGATGGGTTGGCATGGCAATAATCAGCACAGCTATCCCGTGGCTGATGTCCTCCGCCCACGCCTTACCCAGTTATGCCCGACAGACCGGCGAGGATTGTGGTTCCTGTCATGTGGGTTCTTTCGGTCCACAGCTGACCCCGCATGGTATTCGTTTTAAGTTAGAAGGCTATACCGATAGCGATAGCAAATCTGGAAAAGTACCGCTATCTGGTATGGTGGTAGGCACTTTTACTCACACACGCAAAGGTCAGGATCCAGCACCCGATCATTTTAGCTCCAACGACAATACTGTTCTTCAGGAGGCGTCCGTATTCTTGGCTGGCGGACTTACCGAACACCTTGGCACTTTCGTCCAGGCCACCTATTCCGATGTTGACCGTCATTTCGTTTTTGATCATATGGATGTGCGTTATGCCCACAGTCTTCAACTCGCGGGTGCAGATACC
This window encodes:
- the bexA gene encoding ATP-binding protein BexA, producing the protein MIILDNITKIYHTRQGQRIILDSINLRIAKGERLGILGRNGSGKSTLIRLISGAEFPTYGHIHRGMSVSWPLAFGGAFQGSLSGLDNVRFICRIYGVPIEPAIRYVEEFSELGIYLSEPVKKYSSGMRARLAFGISMSIEFDCFLIDEIVAVGDNYFQEKSRVELFEKRSDRAMIIVSHNANFIYEHCQHAAVLVNGKLNWFNQIQNAFDFYQSQSIIH
- a CDS encoding hypothetical protein (Evidence 5 : Unknown function) — translated: MENLTRLNSQVDALISALRSAQDETTQLRKELEEDRATGVEKDTYIRSLEIICEEKDYRILTLEDDISKKDDQLEVLVARIEQVLSTLPNPVELVKSVSAESNT
- a CDS encoding hypothetical protein (Evidence 5 : Unknown function), whose protein sequence is MGWFRFPALLLCVKRPETVGAFSVKSLSNISISEEDLRVCPVLGLTT
- a CDS encoding hypothetical protein (Evidence 5 : Unknown function); protein product: MTYKGNWLVSLIGGFDILKEYFQDGFTPLQRKRESLETPMGSSLKHPGFSHGVV
- a CDS encoding conserved membrane hypothetical protein (Evidence 4 : Unknown function but conserved in other organisms), whose product is MPPSSGCDATTGMLASDEMNCQPSSNTQEIVVDDGLSIRGGLQILLLLLLLPLIGAVVAGLPLAPYLKFPPTTRPTVHPEFSWIAFLIVAIIPIGTITPFLKQLLRERLTCPASIPSVRDFPWWGSAALVFTGAIWCMAWSSLPLLSEVRRFSFTPLWLGYIAVVNALTWQRSGYSLLSDRPRFLAWLFVLSAAVWWYFEYLNRFVNNWYYQGIENYSPFEYFLTATFPFSTVLPAVLSTYFLLWTYPRLWWGIHATWPLNPARPRLWGGVAFIFGVAGLLGIAIFPQQLYPLVWVAPLILITAAQAVTKRSTVFFSLVRGDWRPVWLAAMAGIICGFFWEMWNWGSYPRWVYSVPGVQRFHLFEMPLLGYTGYLPFGVECLAVSHLYLFRQEPHG
- the bexC gene encoding Capsule polysaccharide export inner-membrane protein BexC; protein product: MTENNTHSNQGLIARVKNLNLLFILTVFLPTLLSVIYFSLIASDVYISESSFVIRTPEQKSTSSFGLLLKGVGFSRSLDDAYTVQTFILSRDALRTLDERMRLGNIFSSNDVDIFSRFGGFRSKNSFEDLYIYYQKHVDVQLDSVSSSVKLTIRAFTAEDSFRINQSLLEMSETLVNHLNERGRQDMIHFAAQEVADAEKSAKVAALAVARYRNEKNVIDPEKQSSIPLQHIAKLQDELITTKTQIVQLEKIVKDNPQIPILRQRVQLLEKEIKQEESGVAGSNDRSLAGKAVEYQRLAFEKEFADKMLASAMSTLEQARNEARRKQFYLERIVQPGKPDMAVEPRRLRAMITTFIMGMISWGILSILIAGVREHND
- the ctrC gene encoding Capsule polysaccharide export inner-membrane protein CtrC; translation: MNLKKRSWSNSFAMQLRVIGALLIREIITRYGRYNIGFLWLFLEPMLFTIGITTVWVLAKITHGMNIPITAFAVTGYSSLLLWRNCSNRSVKAVEVNLSLLYHRPVKVFDILVARLILEIAGATVSCMVLTMLFTFMGFMSLPDDILTAIIGWFLLSWFSLALSFIVGAISERSEVIERVWHVVTYLMFPLSGATFMVDWLPKYFQEYILWVPMIHGTEMIRRGYFGTIIRTYEDPAYLITVNLVLFLLGLALIRETGRRVEFD